A single region of the Blattabacterium cuenoti genome encodes:
- the yidD gene encoding membrane protein insertion efficiency factor YidD, which translates to MKIINFFFIKSIKLYQTGISPWIGNNCRYIPTCSDYMIFSLKKFHFFKAIFVSLIRIMKCNPWGSTGYDPIK; encoded by the coding sequence ATGAAAATCATAAATTTTTTTTTTATAAAAAGTATCAAACTGTATCAAACAGGTATTTCTCCATGGATAGGAAATAATTGCAGGTATATTCCTACTTGTTCCGATTATATGATTTTTTCCTTAAAAAAATTCCATTTTTTTAAAGCTATTTTTGTAAGTTTAATAAGAATTATGAAATGTAACCCTTGGGGATCTACAGGATATGATCCAATAAAATGA
- a CDS encoding alpha/beta fold hydrolase, with amino-acid sequence MILYSKIFGSGPSILVFHGLFGNGDNWNSFAKKFEKNYKIHLLDIRNHGKSFFSEKMNYDIISKDILDYIHYHKLNHPILLGHSMGGKAVMKFSINYPIIPKKIIIVDISPNAYTNTYSENLIRILKKVDFDVIKTRKDLDLFMKTWISDIKIRLFFSKCTKKQKNGKLRFRFFLFGIEKNYDCLIRQKIKNGSYNGPTLFLRGEYSNYILPKDYDSILKLFPKAKILTIKKAKHWIHIDNSIDFYEKINVFLNEI; translated from the coding sequence ATGATATTGTATTCTAAAATATTTGGATCTGGTCCTTCCATTTTAGTTTTTCATGGATTATTTGGGAATGGAGATAATTGGAATTCTTTTGCTAAAAAATTTGAAAAAAACTATAAAATTCATTTGTTAGATATTAGAAATCATGGAAAAAGTTTTTTTTCAGAAAAAATGAATTATGATATAATATCAAAAGATATATTAGACTATATCCATTATCACAAATTAAATCATCCTATTTTACTAGGCCATTCTATGGGAGGAAAAGCTGTCATGAAATTTTCTATAAATTATCCTATAATTCCAAAAAAAATTATTATTGTAGATATCAGTCCAAATGCTTATACAAATACATATTCAGAAAATTTGATTCGTATTTTAAAAAAAGTAGATTTTGATGTAATTAAAACAAGAAAAGATCTTGATTTGTTTATGAAAACGTGGATTTCTGATATAAAAATTAGATTATTTTTTTCTAAATGTACTAAAAAACAAAAAAATGGAAAATTGCGTTTCCGTTTTTTTTTATTTGGAATTGAAAAAAATTATGATTGTTTAATTAGACAAAAAATAAAAAATGGGTCATATAATGGTCCTACACTTTTTTTACGCGGAGAATATTCAAATTATATTCTTCCTAAGGATTATGATTCTATATTAAAATTATTTCCAAAAGCAAAAATTTTAACTATAAAAAAAGCAAAACATTGGATTCATATAGATAATTCCATAGACTTTTATGAAAAAATAAATGTTTTTTTAAATGAAATATAA